The following coding sequences lie in one Fusarium poae strain DAOMC 252244 chromosome 1, whole genome shotgun sequence genomic window:
- the PUP1 gene encoding proteasome core particle subunit beta 2 (MEROPS:MER0000542~BUSCO:38575at5125), producing MPGFDFSNYNRNAALHARGVPLPKATSTGTTIVGCIFDGGVVIAADTRATSGPIVADKNCEKLHYISPQIWCAGAGTAADTEFTTALISSQLELHSLSTGRKPRVVTCMTLLKQHLFRYQGHIGAYLVVAGVDPTGTHLFTVHAHGSTDKLPYVTMGSGSLAAMSVFETQWKPDLNQEEAVKLASDAILAGVWNDLGSGSNVDVAIITGDKTTLKRNYITPNQKEPKLQSYRFPKGTTAVLNEKIIKKEEIKRYITVEDVPVPEKMDVDT from the exons ATGCCTGGCTTCGACTTCTCCAACTACAACCGCAATGCGGCTCTCCACGCTCGAGGTGTGCCTCTCCCCAAGGCCACCAGCACCGGAACAACTATCGTGGGATGTATATTCGATGGTGGTGTTGTG ATTGCCGCCGATACTCGAGCCACATCCGGTCCCATCGTTGCCGACAAGAACTGTGAGAAGCTTCACTACATTTCCCCCCAGATTTGGTGCGCTGGTGCCGGTACAGCCGCCGATACTGAGTTCACCACCGCCCTCATCTCTTCCCAGCTCGAGCTGCACTCCCTATCCACAGGCCGCAAGCCCCGTGTCGTCACCTGCATGACCCTCCTGAAGCAACACCTTTTCCGCTACCAGGGTCACATCGGTGCCTACCTTGTCGTTGCTGGTGTCGACCCTACTGGCACTCACCTCTTCACCGTCCATGCTCACGGTAGCACGGACAAGCTTCCTTATGTCACTATGGGAAGTGGCAGCTTGGCAGCCATGAGTGTGTTCGAGACGCAGTGGAAGCCTGACCTCAATCAGGAGGAGGCTGTCAAACTGGCCAGCGATGCGATCTTGGCTGGTGTATGGAACGATTTGGGCTCCGGTTCCAACGTCGACGTCGCTATCATCACCGGCGACAAGACAAcacttaagagaaactacaTTACGCCTAACCAGAAGGAGCCTAAGCTTCAGAGTTACCGATTCCCCAAGGGCACGACAGCAGTACTGAACGAGAAAAttatcaagaaggaggagatcAAGCGATACATTACCGTGGAAGACGTGCCTGTCCCGGAAAAGATGGATGTTGACACTTAG
- a CDS encoding hypothetical protein (BUSCO:16883at5125) — protein sequence MASRPSLLDLRSDSSQSNLSTVSKPLRSPRLHVAGEIPPELSPLDAFALQSRLLARQLQESAKDGNRMSRLPPLTTESPLIVQGRSDYFRSLSQDSGSEAGDHPPLPHPSGFGQRTEVEDAFSDDAERPVSMHPRMSRIPPTPDAEVPAIPPRAPSRGRVLDHIDEASSLYGARTERSPSLLSDTRSQPDRRLESSPSRKEDNASLLSARRPSGSISGSIAGSPEKPKMHVFDDLGLAPPQNMFPQRRRGVSNVSSPAIPSEEDHNMTGSFHSLPPRKMSSASAMASPAIGSYRRSPSIGSESSALPRPSFNFSRPMSRSGTPGMEPPLRQASSDSQPSFILADESAHTPVSMHSEAFLDQQAEDKGATSYIYSKFTLPRGKAIQRGESDGDAAPVPFDWQQDVAPPSSHRFENAPPPSPPTRPSSSSADIAPGNSLASGSPLPKDLTELRKVQSETTPPPMPDLSPTPGRSIEESRASEDVPRGRGRDRTPLSIATDDTASTIRPPPTARSTAPTASEMSAEEHLAKGIACHESGDLKESTYHLRYAARLNDPTAMLLYALACRHGWGMRANQKEGVEWLRKAAEYASVEIADDESHAKEGKHVDVIERRTRKAQFALSIYELGVSHMNGWGIEQDKSLALRCFEIAGNWGDVDALAEAGFCYAQGIGCKKNLRKSAKFYRMAEAKGMSMVGNSWIHKAKYDDDNESTTSKKDKKKARSKSRTRAMFGRK from the exons ATGGCGTCTCGGCCTTCTTTGCTGGATTTGCGATCAGACTCTTCACAATCAAACCTTTCTACGGTCTCTAAGCCCTTACGCTCACCTCGTCTCCATGTCGCAGGTGAAATCCCTCCCGAGCTGTCCCCTTTGGACGCCTTTGCTTTGCAGAGTCGGTTGCTTGCAAGGCAATTACAAGAAAGCGCCAAGGACGGCAATCGAATGAGCCGTCTACCTCCCCTGACCACCGAAAGCCCTTTGATTGTTCAGGGACGCTCAGATTACTTTCGCTCTTTATCCCAAGATTCTGGCTCCGAAGCTGGCGATCACCCTCCTTTACCGCATCCTTCAGGCTTTGGGCAGAGGACAGAGGTGGAAGATGCCTTCAGTGACGATGCTGAGCGCCCCGTATCTATGCACCCACGAATGAGTCGGATACCGCCTACTCCCGATGCCGAAGTTCCTGCGATCCCCCCTCGAGCACCGTCTAGAGGACGAGTCCTTGATCATATCGATGAGGCAAGCTCACTTTACGGCGCCAGAACGGAACGATCGCCATCTCTACTTAGTGACACACGGTCACAGCCCGACAGGCGACTTGAATCTTCTCCGTCTCGAAAGGAAGACAATGCTTCGTTGCTCTCCGCGCGACGACCCAGCGGCTCAATTAGCGGCTCAATCGCAGGCTCACCAGAGAAGCCCAAGATGCATGTTTTCGACGATCTTGGACTTGCGCCGCCTCAAAATATGTTTCCTCAACGAAGACGTGGAGTTAGCAATGTTTCATCTCCAGCAATACCGTCTGAGGAGGACCATAATATGACAGGCTCTTTCCACTCATTACCCCCACGAAAAATGTCTTCTGCAAGTGCAATGGCATCACCAGCAATTGGTTCTTATCGACGATCACCATCCATTGGATCTGAATCGTCTGCTCTTCCTCGACCATCCTTCAATTTCTCAAGACCTATGAGCAGATCTGGCACACCTGGTATGGAGCCACCCCTGAGACAAGCTTCCTCTGATAGCCAACCGTCGTTCATATTGGCTGATGAATCGGCTCATACACCAGTGAGCATGCATAGTGAGGCCTTCCTTGACCAACAGGCCGAAGACAAGGGCGCAACGTCCTACATATACTCCAAATTCACACTCCCACGAGGCAAAGCTATCCAGCGAGGGGAATCCGACGGGGATGCTGCGCCGGTACCCTTCGACTGGCAACAAGATGTGGCTCCCCCGAGTAGTCACAGGTTTGAAAATGCTCCTCCTCCCTCACCTCCAACTCGACCTTCGAGTTCTTCAGCCGATATCGCACCAGGCAATTCCTTGGCATCAGGTAGTCCATTGCCTAAGGATTTAACGGAGTTGAGAAAGGTCCAGTCAGAGACAACACCGCCTCCCATGCCAGACTTATCTCCAACACCGGGTAGATCAATCGAGGAATCGCGAGCTTCGGAGGATGTACCACGAGGTCGTGGCCGAGATCGTACTCCTCTCTCAATAGCTACCGACGATACAGCAAGCACGATCCGACCGCCACCCACAGCTCGTTCAACAGCACCCACTGCCTCGGAGATGTCAGCAGAAGAGCACCTGGCAAAGGGAATTGCATGCCACGAGAGCGGAGATCTAAAGGAATCGACATACCACCTTCGTTATGCAGCTCGTTTGAACGATCCAACCGCCATGCTTCTCTACGCACTGGCTTGCCGTCATGGATGGGGTATGCGTGCAAACCAGAAAGAAGGCGTGGAATGGCTTCGAAAGGCTGCCGAATACGCTAGTGTCGAGATCGCAGATGACGAGAGCCATGCAAAGGAAGGCAAGCATGTCGATGTGATAGAACGAAGAACCCGGAAAGCCCAATTCGCGTTGAGTATCTATGAATTGGGCGTGAGCCATATGAATGGCTGGGGAATCGAGCAGGACAAGTCTCTGGCTCTGCGGTGCTTCGAGATCGCCGGTA ACTGGGGCGATGTCGATGCGCTAGCTGAAGCTGGTTTCTGTTACGCTCAGGGCATTGGTTGCAAGAAGAATCTTAGAAAGAGTGCCAAATTCTATCGCATGGCTGAAGCCAAGGGTATGAGCATGGTTGGAAACAGTTG GATCCACAAGGCCAAATACGACGACGACAATGAGTCTACTACGTCTaagaaagacaaaaagaaggcCAGGAGCAAGTCCCGCACCAGAGCTATGTTTGGACGGAAGTGA
- a CDS encoding hypothetical protein (BUSCO:3587at5125): MAFGFGNSENAMLESNTGAGGLITGSPLQTIQTDDLGFLSIAGDAKVRLTSPWESLPSSTASLLSIASRKGLVAAAGPDQVVIATTESVRKAFEAPQDGDTDVRNFEPQLKIPMPMRVSQLSFTADENYLILSAESGGGLAVYEVQSLLSGSTNSAFELSTNGETLRAMIPNPTPEKAELCAIVTNNGNLHMANLKERQISNPLKNQVSCASWSTKGKQLCAGLGDGTIFQMTPEGEGKDEIPRPPNMDDFHVSSLTWLENHIFLSIHTSNNQSPPKSIYHIITRKAPSFTFQQLTDPVEPFGSDKAPHHSILRLRDFAPALQDMLIIASTAVSEMGIVTRSQTPLATDQPAESITGVFTLTEFLDDTKRPTLPMTESMDDAVPVGIALDLSSKDKVYKPIPSDVELEESPGPLPGCWALTHDGVLCAWWVVYNDSIRQGTSYPHLAVVEGTFPTTSAPASQPASAASAASASPFGSSTASAFGSTAQLGQKSSPWGSATSTAPSTGGAVFGSSGFGNAAPSAAPAFGKPSAIGFGQSSQLGAKSSPWASAAGSASAATPAFGQSGFSSFANNSNTSPFGKAVADGQSSAPTSGGFAGFASKGGFASVSNNGNTNVFGSGSQPASSPFGSTSNAETAFPAKPSSGSPFGSTPFKLQSSFKPDGSAKDDNAKPSGSLFGSNFGSALTDPNNKPAVETPAPRDDDMDTAGAIEETPQPKSKDTVFGSQQSPESTTPTTTPAPSKFGIAPSPAPQASAFGQPSKFGSGSGLFGNKPEAPKPSGGLFGSGSSTPKPSGGLFSSTSDTPKAGGGLFGSSQNTPRASIFNTPPKSTSYTSMFGKKSDSPKAESSKTKQGEDAPLPPDPTPKYNPFASPAAPAQPEAAPLPPDFTSKTARSTTKSAEAADAPLPPDFVNVSKPTVASDAPLPPDPVNPLKQRSVFDKPEGAPKVPSSLFPAVTGPPSDDSDDEEDEEDAQEEEGEEEDDNGSEGSGVDVAKDLSPALSPGYTPESSFGRPSNAVGSSNTNQEGSRTLFGEIRNAPFFPRPSAISPRSPSPLRGAVPERVQRSDSMRSVSAPGIASNLLGSRQSRMGASITSKDAPAPEDPFVAQHRKLKAKQEAAETQPLVDEEDDEVHKLLASEVEGSLTMDEFIAHSNVAPPAKESIPSQVEAVYRDINSMIDTLGLNARTVKSFIKGHTENRKEGGRDKDDLDIPEDWVLCEIDELGVVLDNELHSDLEDGRVRDLDDKLDACHELTRDMHRLRAKQEDLKQILMIRSDPEQAEVTKSMPLTAEQATQQNELRREFAKFSKLLAEAEEALTLLKTKMAAVSSASGKGKANVPTVDAVLRTIGKMTAMVEKRSGDIDVLENQMRKVTLNPASREGSPMVTPQARRSVMFSPEGTPVRNLRHSFAASMSLGASARATTPRKKLSGYSQEEKSGLMQQRARRKAVLGKLKASVEKQGVSVWTMEDIE, encoded by the exons ATGGCTTTTGGCTTTGGCAATTCAGAAAACGCCATGCTTGAGAGCAACACAGGAGCAGGAGGACTCATCACTGGGTCCCCTCTGCAGACAATTCAAACAGAT GATCTAGGTTTTCTTTCTATCGCTGGCGACGCAAAGGTTCGCCTTACATCCCCGTGGGAATCTCTTCCATCTTCTACCGCGTCACTGCTCAGTATCGCTTCGCGCAAAGGTCTTGTCGCTGCTGCTGGGCCCGACCAAGTCGTCATCGCTACGACCGAGTCAGTCAGAAAAGCCTTCGAAGCACCCCAAGATGGCGACACCGATGTCCGCAACTTTGAGCCGCAGCTCAAGATTCCGATGCCAATGCGCGTTTCGCAATTGTCATTTACCGCAGATGAGAACTATTTGATTCTTTCGGCGGAATCTGGAGGTGGATTGGCTGTCTACGAGGTCCAGAGTCTACTCTCTGGATCAACAAATTCCGCCTTTGAGCTGTCAACAAACGGTGAAACGTTGCGCGCTATGATACCGAACCCTACACCTGAGAAGGCAGAATTATGTGCCATTGTTACGAACAATGGTAATTTGCATATGGCGAATCTCAAAGAGCGACAGATCAGCAACCCTCTGAAGAACCAGGTTAGCTGTGCCAGCTGGAGCACCAAGGGAAAGCAGCTATGTGCTGGTCTCGGCGATGGAACCATCTTCCAAATGACGCCGGAAGGAGAGGGCAAAGACGAGATTCCTAGGCCCCCCAATATGGACGACTTTCATG TGTCGTCTCTCACTTGGCTAGAGAACCACATCTTCCTGTCTATCCATACTTCGAATAACCAATCACCACCCAAATCTATTTACCACATTATCACGCGCAAAGCGCCGTCTTTTACCTTCCAGCAGTTAACCGACCCCGTCGAGCCGTTTGGCTCAGACAAGGCACCACACCACTCAATCCTACGTCTCCGTGACTTCGCACCTGCTCTACAGGATATGCTCATCATTGCCTCGACTGCCGTCTCGGAAATGGGTATCGTAACCCGGTCCCAGACTCCTCTGGCCACAGACCAGCCTGCCGAATCCATTACAGGGGTATTTACTCTGACAGAATTCCTGGACGACACCAAGCGACCGACATTACCAATGACCGAATCCATGGATGATGCGGTCCCAGTTGGTATTGCGCTCGATCTCTCGAGCAAGGACAAAGTCTACAAGCCTATTCCTTCAGATGTCGAGTTGGAAGAGTCGCCCGGTCCACTTCCAGGATGTTGGGCACTTACACATGATGGTGTGCTCTGCGCCTGGTGGGTAGTTTACAATGATTCAATTAGACAAGGCACTTCGTACCCTCATCTGGCCGTCGTTGAGGGCACGTTTCCTACGACATCAGCGCCAGCCTCCCAGCCCGCGTCGGCAGCTTCAGCAGCTTCAGCATCACCCTTCGGAAGTTCTACGGCATCTGCCTTCGGTTCAACTGCTCAGCTTGGACAAAAGTCATCTCCCTGGGGCAGTGCCACCTCTACGGCTCCTAGCACAGGAGGTGCTGTGTTCGGGTCAAGTGGTTTTGGCAACGCTGCTCCTTCTGCGGCCCCAGCGTTCGGCAAGCCTAGCGCAATCGGCTTTGGACAATCCTCTCAGCTAGGCGCAAAGAGCTCTCCTTGGGCTTCAGCAGCAGGCAGTGCGTCGGCCGCGACTCCTGCCTTCGGCCAGTCGGGATTCTCAAGTTTTGCGAACAACAGCAATACGAGCCCCTTTGGAAAGGCAGTGGCTGATGGCCAGTCGAGCGCTCCTACTTCAGGAGGCTTCGCAGGGTTTGCCAGCAAGGGCGGCTTTGCATCTGTAAGCAACAATGGAAATACCAACGTCTTTGGTAGCGGAAGTCAACCAGCATCAAGCCCTTTCGGATCGACATCCAATGCAGAGACTGCCTTCCCCGCCAAGCCCTCTTCTGGTAGTCCATTCGGCTCTACACCTTTCAAACTTCAAAGCTCTTTCAAGCCAGACGGTTCTGCCAAGGACGACAACGCCAAGCCAAGTGGCTCTTTGTTCGGCAGCAACTTTGGATCTGCCCTTACCGACCCCAACAACAAGCCTGCTGTTGAAACACCTGCACCAAGAGACGACGACATGGATACTGCTGGAGCGATTGAGGAAACTCCTCAACCGAAATCTAAGGATACAGTGTTTGGTTCGCAACAGAGCCCTGAGTCTACGACTCCTACTACTACTCCTGCGCCGTCTAAATTCGGCATTGCTCCATCTCCCGCCCCGCAAGCATCGGCTTTTGGACAACCATCCAAGTTTGGCTCTGGAAGTGGCCTTTTTGGAAACAAGCCAGAAGCACCGAAGCCTAGCGGTGGCCTTTTTGGGTCGGGCTCAAGTACCCCTAAACCAAGCGGCGGCTTGTTCAGTTCGACATCTGATACGCCCAAGGCTGGTGGAGGTTTGTTTGGGTCATCACAGAACACACCCAGAGCTAGCATCTTTAACACCCCACCGAAATCGACTAGCTACACAAGTATGTTTGGTAAGAAGTCCGATTCACCCAAGGCCGAGTCTTCTAAGACCAAGCAAGGAGAAGATGCGCCGTTACCTCCGGATCCCACCCCAAAGTATAACCCATTTGCATCACCTGCTGCTCCAGCTCAGCCCGAGGCTGCCCCCCTGCCCCCAGACTTTACTTCTAAAACGGCCCGATCAACAACGAAGTCGGCCGAGGCTGCTGATGCTCCATTGCCTCCAGATTTTGTCAATGTTTCCAAGCCTACTGTAGCATCTGATGCTCCCTTACCACCCGATCCGGTCAACCCATTAAAGCAAAGGTCTGTCTTTGACAAGCCAGAAGGTGCCCCTAAGGTACCATCCAGCCTCTTTCCCGCTGTCACTGGGCCTCCCTCTGATGATAgtgacgacgaggaggacgaagaggatgcgcaggaggaggagggagaagaggaagacgacaACGGCTCAGAGGGCAGTGGTGTAGACGTGGCCAAAGACTTGAGCCCTGCTCTTTCGCCTGGTTATACTCCTGAAAGCTCTTTTGGCCGTCCAAGTAATGCTGTTGGCTCTTCTAACACAAACCAGGAGGGATCACGAACCCTTTTCGGTGAAATTCGCAATGCCCCCTTTTTCCCCCGCCCCAGCGCCATCAGCCCTCGTTCTCCAAGCCCACTGCGAGGTGCAGTGCCAGAAAGGGTTCAGAGATCAGATAGCATGAGGTCGGTCAGTGCTCCAGGAATCGCCTCGAATCTTCTTGGGTCGAGACAGTCTCGAATGGGAGCCTCAATCACCAGTAAAGACGCCCCCGCACCCGAAGATCCGTTTGTGGCACAGCACCGGAAGTTGAAGGCGAAACAGGAGGCAGCTGAGACTCAGCCATtggttgatgaggaagacgatGAGGTACATAAGCTGCTGGCATCGGAAGTTGAAGGAAGTTTGACCATGGACGAGTTTATTGCTCACTCAAATGTCGCCCCCCCTGCTAAGGAGAGCATCCCAAGTCAAGTTGAAGCTGTTTACCGGGATATCAACTCTATGATTGACACCCTTGGCTTGAATGCTCGAACCGTCAAGTCATTTATCAAGGGCCACACCGAGAACCGAAAGGAAGGTGGACGGGACAAGGAtgatcttgatattcctgaaGATTGGGTTCTTTGCGAGATTGATGAGCTGGGAGTGGTTTTGGATAACGAGCTGCACAGTGATCTCGAGGATGGACGTGTTCGTGATTTGGACGATAAACTCGATGCCTGCCACGAACTCACCAGAGATATGCACCGCCTTCGGGCTAAGCAGGAAGATCTGAAGCAGATCCTGATGATCAGATCCGACCCAGAGCAGGCGGAAGTAACAAAGTCCATGCCCCTTACTGCAGAGCAAGCAACACAACAGAACGAGCTGAGACGGGAGTTTGCCAAGTTTTCGAAGCTCTTGGCTGAGGCCGAAGAAGCCTTGACACTGCTAAAGACCAAAATGGCAGCTGTCTCGAGTGCTTCTGGCAAGGGCAAAGCCAATGTTCCCACGGTTGATGCGGTGCTCCGCACGATTGGTAAAATGACAGCCATGGTGGAAAAGCGCAGCGGAGATATCGATGTTCTCGAAAACCAAATGCGTAAGGTTACTCTTAACCCTGCCAGCCGAGAAGGATCCCCAATGGTCACCCCTCAGGCAAGGCGTAGCGTCATGTTCTCTCCCGAAGGAACCCCTGTCCGCAATCTCCGTCACAGCTTTGCAGCCAGTATGTCTCTAGGCGCATCCGCACGAGCTACTACCCCACGCAAGAAGCTCAGTGGTTACAGCCAAGAGGAGAAGAGTGGACTGATGCAACAGCGAGCACGTCGAAAAGCTGTCCTAGGCAAGTTGAAGGCCAGCGTCGAAAAACAAGGTGTTAGTGTTTGGACTATGGAGGATATCGAATAA